In Triticum aestivum cultivar Chinese Spring chromosome 5B, IWGSC CS RefSeq v2.1, whole genome shotgun sequence, the following proteins share a genomic window:
- the LOC123113064 gene encoding cysteine--tRNA ligase CPS1 homolog, chloroplastic/mitochondrial isoform X1, which produces MMAAAAAAAARRAATGLFPLLLSSQSRAFPRHGESLALPALVRPRRLLSHPAKLFFCSAAASSNGAAPEKARDMHLYNTRSRRREPFRPRAPGGEVGMYVCGVTPYDDSHIGHARAYVAFDVLFRYLRYLDYEVRYVRNFTDIDDKIIARANQLGEDPFSLSKRYSDDFLSDMAHLQCLPPSVEPRVSDHIDQIVTMIKQIIDNGCAYVVSGDVYFSVDNFPEYGKLSGRKLDDNRAGERVAVDERKKNPADFALWKAAKDGEPWWDSPWGPGRPGWHIECSAMSAQYLGNSFDIHGGGEDLIFPHHENEIAQSCAACCDSSINYWVHNGFVNVNGQKMSKSLGNFITIRKVIELYHPLALRMFLLGTHYRSPINYTVEQLNVASDRLYYTYQTLRDCEESTQQDQSSSGGSLPFTTTHCIEKLHEDFETSMSDDLHTSVALAAISEPLKVMNDLLHTRKGKKQEKRLESLAALEEKVRMVLSVLGLMPSSYHEALQQLREKALRRAGVTEEQVVQKIEERTAARKAKQFGRSDEIRDELAALGVALMDGPDGTAWRPSVPASEQPVAAKSST; this is translated from the exons atgatggcggcggcggcggcggcggcggcgaggcgcgccgCCACCGGCCTCTTCCCGCTGCTCCTCTCCTCACAGTCCCGAGCCTTCCCGCGCCACGGAGAGTCCCTAGCCCTGCCCGCTCTCGTTCGCCCCCGCCGCCTCCTTTCCCACCCCGCCAAGCTCTTCttctgctccgccgccgcctcctccaatgGCGCGGCCCCGGAGAAGGCCCGGGACATGCACCTGTACAACACGAGGTCGAGGAGGAGGGAGCCGTTCCGTCCGCGCGCGCCCGGCGGGGAGGTCGGCATGTACGTCTGCGGCGTCACGCCCTACGACGACAGCCACATCGGCCACGCCCGCGCCTACGTCGCCTTCGATGTCCTCTTCAG GTACTTGCGTTATTTGGACTATGAAGTACGCTATGTTCGGAACTTTACTGACATCGATGACAAG ATAATTGCAAGAGCTAACCAATTGGGGGAAGATCCTTTTAGCTTAAGCAAAAGATACTCTGATGATTTCCTGTCGGACATGGCTCATCTTCAATGTCTACCACCATCTGTGGAGCCCCGTGTTTCAGATCACATTGATCAGATTGTAACCATGATAAAACAG ATCATCGATAATGGTTGTGCATATGTAGTAAGTGGGGATGTCTATTTCTCTGTTGACAATTTTCCTGAATATGGGAAGTTATCGGGTCGAAAACTAGATGATAATAGAGCTGGTGAAAGGGTTGCAGTTGACGAGAGAAAGAAAAACCCAGCTGATTTTGCCCTATGGAAG GCTGCAAAAGATGGGGAGCCATGGTGGGATAGCCCTTGGGGCCCGGGTAGGCCAGGATGGCACATTGAATGCAGTGCCATGAGTGCACAATACTTGGGCAATTCTTTTGACATTCATGGTGGCGGGGAGGACCTGATATTTCCACATCATGAGAATGAAATTGCTCAAAGCTGTGCAGCATGTTGTGACAGCAGCATAAATTACTGGGTGCACAATGGTTTTGTCAATGTAAATGGCCAGAAAATGTCTAAATCGCTTGGTAACTTTATCACTATACGCAAG GTCATAGAGCTGTACCACCCGCTTGCATTGAGGATGTTCTTGCTTGGTACCCACTACAGGTCACCAATCAACTACACAGTTGAGCAGCTTAATGTTGCATCAGATAGATTGTACTACACTTATCAG ACATTGCGCGACTGTGAAGAAAGCACCCAGCAGGACCAAAGCAGTAGCGGAGGTTCACTACCTTTTACTACCACGCACTGCATCGAGAAGCTTCACGAGGATTTCGAAACCTCGATGTCCGATGATCTTCACACTTCGGTGGCGCTAGCTGCTATTTCCGAGCCGTTGAAAGTTATGAATGATTTGCTGCATACTCGTAAG GGAAAGAAGCAGGAGAAACGGCTGGAATCACTCGCGGCGTTGGAAGAGAAAGTGAGAATGGTGCTTTCTGTCCTAGGGCTGATGCCTTCGAGCTACCATGAG GCTCTGCAGCAGCTGCGGGAGAAGGCGCTGCGGAGGGCGGGCGTCACCGAGGAGCAGGTGGTGCAGAAGATCGAGGAGCGGACGGCGGCGAGGAAGGCGAAGCAGTTCGGTCGGTCGGACGAGATCCGGGACGAGCTGGCGGCCCTCGGCGTCGCCCTCATGGACGGCCCCGACGGCACCGCCTGGAGGCCCTCCGTGCCGGCCTCGGAGCAGCCCGTGGCTGCCAAGAGCAGTACATGA
- the LOC123113064 gene encoding cysteine--tRNA ligase CPS1 homolog, chloroplastic/mitochondrial isoform X2: MAHLQCLPPSVEPRVSDHIDQIVTMIKQIIDNGCAYVVSGDVYFSVDNFPEYGKLSGRKLDDNRAGERVAVDERKKNPADFALWKAAKDGEPWWDSPWGPGRPGWHIECSAMSAQYLGNSFDIHGGGEDLIFPHHENEIAQSCAACCDSSINYWVHNGFVNVNGQKMSKSLGNFITIRKVIELYHPLALRMFLLGTHYRSPINYTVEQLNVASDRLYYTYQTLRDCEESTQQDQSSSGGSLPFTTTHCIEKLHEDFETSMSDDLHTSVALAAISEPLKVMNDLLHTRKGKKQEKRLESLAALEEKVRMVLSVLGLMPSSYHEALQQLREKALRRAGVTEEQVVQKIEERTAARKAKQFGRSDEIRDELAALGVALMDGPDGTAWRPSVPASEQPVAAKSST; encoded by the exons ATGGCTCATCTTCAATGTCTACCACCATCTGTGGAGCCCCGTGTTTCAGATCACATTGATCAGATTGTAACCATGATAAAACAG ATCATCGATAATGGTTGTGCATATGTAGTAAGTGGGGATGTCTATTTCTCTGTTGACAATTTTCCTGAATATGGGAAGTTATCGGGTCGAAAACTAGATGATAATAGAGCTGGTGAAAGGGTTGCAGTTGACGAGAGAAAGAAAAACCCAGCTGATTTTGCCCTATGGAAG GCTGCAAAAGATGGGGAGCCATGGTGGGATAGCCCTTGGGGCCCGGGTAGGCCAGGATGGCACATTGAATGCAGTGCCATGAGTGCACAATACTTGGGCAATTCTTTTGACATTCATGGTGGCGGGGAGGACCTGATATTTCCACATCATGAGAATGAAATTGCTCAAAGCTGTGCAGCATGTTGTGACAGCAGCATAAATTACTGGGTGCACAATGGTTTTGTCAATGTAAATGGCCAGAAAATGTCTAAATCGCTTGGTAACTTTATCACTATACGCAAG GTCATAGAGCTGTACCACCCGCTTGCATTGAGGATGTTCTTGCTTGGTACCCACTACAGGTCACCAATCAACTACACAGTTGAGCAGCTTAATGTTGCATCAGATAGATTGTACTACACTTATCAG ACATTGCGCGACTGTGAAGAAAGCACCCAGCAGGACCAAAGCAGTAGCGGAGGTTCACTACCTTTTACTACCACGCACTGCATCGAGAAGCTTCACGAGGATTTCGAAACCTCGATGTCCGATGATCTTCACACTTCGGTGGCGCTAGCTGCTATTTCCGAGCCGTTGAAAGTTATGAATGATTTGCTGCATACTCGTAAG GGAAAGAAGCAGGAGAAACGGCTGGAATCACTCGCGGCGTTGGAAGAGAAAGTGAGAATGGTGCTTTCTGTCCTAGGGCTGATGCCTTCGAGCTACCATGAG GCTCTGCAGCAGCTGCGGGAGAAGGCGCTGCGGAGGGCGGGCGTCACCGAGGAGCAGGTGGTGCAGAAGATCGAGGAGCGGACGGCGGCGAGGAAGGCGAAGCAGTTCGGTCGGTCGGACGAGATCCGGGACGAGCTGGCGGCCCTCGGCGTCGCCCTCATGGACGGCCCCGACGGCACCGCCTGGAGGCCCTCCGTGCCGGCCTCGGAGCAGCCCGTGGCTGCCAAGAGCAGTACATGA